In Leptospiraceae bacterium, one DNA window encodes the following:
- a CDS encoding STAS domain-containing protein, whose product MEIIQSEKNGCTIFSLEGKMDVHLVHKIEEDFNKKIQSMTGDVLILNLEKVEYISSSALRIFVNAMKMCKEKEIQLRFCSLQPAVVKVLELVEMLSLFQVYKDLDSAIRG is encoded by the coding sequence ATGGAAATAATTCAAAGTGAAAAGAATGGATGTACAATTTTTTCTTTAGAAGGGAAAATGGATGTACATTTGGTTCATAAGATAGAAGAAGATTTTAATAAAAAGATCCAGTCTATGACCGGAGATGTTTTAATTTTAAATCTAGAAAAAGTTGAATACATTTCTTCATCGGCATTACGAATTTTTGTAAACGCCATGAAGATGTGTAAAGAGAAAGAAATCCAGCTTAGATTTTGTTCTTTGCAGCCTGCTGTAGTAAAGGTTTTAGAGCTTGTAGAGATGCTATCTTTATTTCAAGTTTACAAAGATTTAGACAGTGCAATTCGTGGTTGA